In the Streptomyces sp. NBC_00525 genome, one interval contains:
- a CDS encoding DUF4229 domain-containing protein, with translation MRLSIFVGCFVIAAVAVHFGVVPSGVGGSNLVWVILLALVLSAPLSFVVLRKQRDEMSEQIVDSVGRAKARLEANRTREDGVTP, from the coding sequence ATGCGTCTCAGCATCTTCGTCGGCTGCTTCGTCATCGCGGCCGTCGCCGTCCACTTCGGAGTGGTGCCGTCCGGGGTCGGGGGCTCCAACCTCGTGTGGGTGATCCTGCTCGCCCTGGTGCTGTCCGCGCCGCTCAGCTTCGTCGTGCTGCGCAAGCAGCGTGACGAGATGTCCGAGCAGATCGTCGACTCGGTCGGCCGGGCCAAGGCGCGCCTGGAGGCCAACCGCACCCGCGAGGACGGCGTCACCCCGTAA
- a CDS encoding GNAT family N-acetyltransferase codes for MSLTFVVDPPFDAPLGDGIVALWVDVSNAGGAVGFVPPVSEEDVRPELLKHQLGLTEGRTRLVVGHDAEGAVAATAFLARNTHRLMRHWLWVYTVMVHPRHQGRGYGRDLMEVVADAARATEGIEALRLTCRGGTGADRFYAACGYKEVGRVPGAIRVADGDDRDDITMLLPLL; via the coding sequence ATGAGTCTTACCTTTGTGGTCGATCCGCCCTTCGACGCGCCTCTGGGCGACGGCATCGTCGCGCTCTGGGTCGACGTGTCCAACGCCGGCGGCGCGGTGGGCTTCGTACCGCCCGTGTCGGAGGAGGACGTACGGCCCGAGCTGCTGAAGCACCAGCTCGGGCTGACCGAGGGACGCACCCGGCTGGTCGTCGGCCACGACGCGGAGGGCGCCGTCGCCGCCACCGCCTTCCTCGCCCGCAACACGCACCGGCTGATGCGCCACTGGCTGTGGGTGTACACCGTGATGGTCCACCCCCGTCACCAGGGCCGTGGGTACGGCCGGGACCTGATGGAGGTGGTCGCGGACGCGGCCCGCGCCACCGAGGGCATCGAGGCGCTCCGGCTCACCTGCCGGGGCGGCACGGGCGCCGACCGCTTCTACGCGGCCTGCGGCTACAAGGAGGTCGGACGCGTTCCGGGGGCGATCCGGGTGGCCGACGGGGACGACCGCGACGACATCACGATGCTGCTGCCGCTGCTCTGA
- the mqnE gene encoding aminofutalosine synthase MqnE yields the protein MDAGLKRELEQKVGAGERLTREDGIALYESDDLAWLGGLAHEVRTRKNGDVVHFNVNRHLNMTNVCTASCAYCSFQRKPGEKDAYTMRIEEAVKLAKAMEGENLTELHIVNGLHPSLPWRYYPRSLSALKEALPQVSLKAFTATEIHHFETISGMSASDILDELIEAGLESLTGGGAEIFDWEVRQHIVDHRTHWEDWSRIHRLAHEKGLKTPATMLYGHIEEPRHRVDHVLRLRELQDETGGFQVFIPLRYQHDFVDMKDGKVRNKLQARTTMATGAEALKTFAVSRLLFDNVPHVKVFWVMHGVQTAQLALQHGADDMDGSVVEYKITHDADNYGTPNKLTREDLLDLIRDAGFRPVERNTRYEIIREYPGPDAERRESPQPMRV from the coding sequence GTGGACGCGGGACTCAAGCGCGAGCTGGAGCAGAAGGTCGGGGCCGGTGAGCGGCTGACCCGCGAGGACGGGATCGCGCTCTACGAGTCCGACGACCTGGCCTGGCTCGGCGGGCTGGCCCATGAGGTGCGTACGCGCAAGAACGGCGACGTCGTCCACTTCAACGTCAACCGGCACCTCAACATGACCAACGTGTGCACCGCCTCGTGCGCGTACTGCTCCTTCCAGCGCAAGCCGGGGGAGAAGGACGCGTACACCATGCGCATCGAGGAGGCGGTGAAGCTCGCCAAGGCGATGGAGGGCGAGAACCTCACCGAGCTGCACATCGTCAACGGGCTGCACCCCTCGCTGCCGTGGCGCTACTACCCGCGCTCGCTGAGCGCGCTCAAGGAGGCGCTGCCGCAGGTCTCCCTCAAGGCGTTCACCGCCACCGAGATCCACCACTTCGAGACGATCTCCGGCATGTCCGCATCGGACATCCTGGACGAGCTGATCGAGGCCGGTCTGGAGTCGCTGACCGGCGGCGGCGCGGAGATCTTCGACTGGGAGGTCCGCCAGCACATCGTGGACCACCGGACGCACTGGGAGGACTGGTCGCGCATCCACCGGCTCGCCCACGAGAAGGGGCTCAAGACGCCGGCGACCATGCTCTACGGGCACATCGAGGAGCCCCGGCACCGGGTGGACCACGTCCTGCGGCTGCGTGAGCTCCAGGACGAGACCGGCGGCTTCCAGGTCTTCATCCCGCTGCGCTACCAGCACGACTTCGTGGACATGAAGGACGGCAAGGTCCGCAACAAGCTCCAGGCGCGGACCACGATGGCGACCGGCGCCGAGGCGCTGAAAACCTTCGCCGTCTCCCGGCTGCTGTTCGACAACGTGCCGCACGTCAAGGTGTTCTGGGTGATGCACGGCGTGCAGACCGCGCAGCTCGCCCTCCAGCACGGCGCGGACGACATGGACGGCTCGGTCGTCGAGTACAAGATCACGCACGACGCGGACAACTACGGCACGCCGAACAAGCTGACCCGCGAGGATCTGCTCGACCTGATCCGGGACGCCGGTTTCCGCCCGGTGGAGCGCAACACCCGGTACGAGATCATCCGCGAGTACCCCGGACCGGACGCGGAGCGGCGCGAGTCGCCGCAGCCGATGCGGGTCTGA
- a CDS encoding Lrp/AsnC family transcriptional regulator, producing the protein MDAVDRQLIQALRENGRASYAELGRLVGLSGPSVTDRINRLESAGVITGYRATVDATSLGLGVTALIGISLSDDADHEDVAHRLKDLAEIEDAWFIAGDDSYMLKVRVGDVDGLERTIRRLSSTKGVSRTRTTIVLSTKWENRVGELPEPA; encoded by the coding sequence ATGGACGCGGTGGACAGGCAGCTCATCCAGGCCCTCCGGGAGAACGGCAGGGCCTCGTACGCCGAGCTGGGACGGCTCGTGGGGCTCTCCGGGCCCAGCGTCACCGACCGCATCAACCGGCTGGAATCCGCCGGGGTCATCACCGGCTACCGCGCCACCGTGGACGCGACCTCGCTCGGCCTCGGGGTCACCGCGCTGATCGGCATCTCGCTGTCCGACGACGCCGACCACGAGGACGTGGCGCACCGCCTCAAGGACCTCGCGGAGATCGAGGACGCCTGGTTCATCGCGGGCGACGACTCCTACATGCTCAAGGTGCGCGTCGGCGACGTGGACGGCCTGGAGCGGACCATCCGCCGCCTGAGCAGCACCAAGGGCGTCTCGCGCACCCGTACCACCATCGTGCTCTCCACCAAGTGGGAGAACCGGGTCGGAGAGCTGCCCGAGCCCGCCTAG
- a CDS encoding UbiX family flavin prenyltransferase, which yields MSQSPRSPWIVGVSGASGTPFAASVLRGLLAAGESVDLVVSRASRLTLLDETGIAYRDAHWREDLAAWLARGADGKPHTFDVDVSGVRHWAAGDLAAGPSSGSYPAKGMLIVPASTACVAGVALGLSKDLLQRAAGVTLKERRKLVVAVRETPLSGATLKQLVALDEAGAVVLPASPGFYAGATHIQDLVDFVAGRVLDAAGVPHRLYRRWEGELGGGSGG from the coding sequence GTGAGTCAGTCGCCGCGTTCGCCTTGGATTGTCGGGGTTTCCGGCGCTTCGGGCACCCCTTTCGCGGCCTCGGTGCTGCGGGGGCTGCTGGCGGCGGGGGAGAGCGTCGATCTGGTGGTGAGCCGGGCCTCGCGGCTCACGCTCCTGGACGAGACCGGGATCGCCTACCGGGACGCGCACTGGCGCGAGGACCTGGCGGCCTGGCTGGCGCGGGGCGCGGACGGCAAGCCGCACACCTTCGACGTGGACGTGTCCGGCGTACGCCACTGGGCGGCCGGCGATCTGGCCGCGGGGCCGTCCTCCGGGTCGTACCCGGCCAAGGGGATGCTGATCGTGCCGGCGTCCACGGCGTGCGTGGCGGGGGTGGCGCTCGGGCTGTCGAAGGACCTGTTGCAGCGGGCCGCGGGCGTGACGCTCAAGGAGCGGCGGAAGCTGGTGGTCGCGGTGCGCGAGACGCCGTTGAGCGGGGCGACGCTGAAGCAGCTGGTGGCCCTGGACGAGGCGGGCGCGGTCGTGCTGCCCGCCTCGCCGGGCTTCTACGCGGGGGCGACGCACATCCAGGATCTGGTGGACTTCGTCGCCGGGCGGGTGCTGGACGCGGCGGGGGTGCCGCACCGGCTGTACCGCCGCTGGGAGGGGGAGCTCGGTGGTGGCTCCGGTGGCTGA